Within Pseudomonadota bacterium, the genomic segment GGGAAAGCTTTCCTGGAGAGAGCATCACGGAACTTTTGGTAACCAAACTTAGCCGCAACGAGCGTCCCGTATGGGTGAATTGCACTGTCTGAACCCCGCTGAAGCGGGGTGAGTTTGCAATTCAAGCGAGTAAGACTTTAGTTTGGTCAAAAGGTATCGTGCCAGCGAACGGAGGGAAGGCTTTCCCGTGAGCGTCAATGTTGTATTTTAATTGCAAATTGGTATTATGTGAACGAAAGCCCTATTCAAGTCTGCGAGCCCTGAACAACCATCGTGAGAAATCGAGAAACATCCCGTAGGGTCTTCCCATAAAAACTGATAGGACCGTGAGTGTACCACAAGCAGTTACAATCTGGCTTATTCGAGCCCCGGTTGAAGTTAGAATTATGGCGTAGAGGGTTACCTGAAATGTTACAAAGGCAAAGAGATCGGCAAGACCTTTTCTAAGTTTCCCACCTTCTTTTGCTTTTGTAATCCTTAAGACCCAATCTCTGTAAATCCCGTAGGGTCTTCCGGTAAGTAAGTTAGCCGGGATAGCAGTTAGTCTTGCCTGAATTGATTGGCCTATTGTCAGTCCGGAAATCAGTATTTCAATCACCATCCCCCCAATTGTTGAGAAGGTGATCATGGCAAAGGTATCTGCAAGGAAGCGGCGTACATGGATCACCTCCTAATTTAACCCCAAAAAATGCCTAAAACAAGGGCAAATATAGATATTTTTCGACATGAATTATTTTGATAGTGACATACAAGTATAATGAAATAGCTCATGATTCGTAGCGTAGGGCAGAGTACAGAGAGTTGTTGGCAGGCTGATAGCTTATAGATAAAAACATTTGTTTTTTTAATTTTAAGGGGTTAGAATTGTTAAATGGGAAATGGGGGAATCACGATTCATGATGTACAATTCAGGATATAACGCTATCAGCATTATTAGCTCTTTGCTCATAGCTGATAGCCATAAACTATGAGCTATGAACCATGAGCCACTCAGATTTTAATGCTTACTAATCACTATTCACCATTCACTAATCACTGTAGCTAAGGGGGGGGTATCAATCAATTGAAAAAAACTGATAATTCAAGACCTGACCCTATTTCGTTACCGCTGCCGTACTGGGGCTGGTCCATATCGCCTGTGACTATGCAACCTTAGGGGCATTTAAGATCGAACCTCTCCTTAGGATCATTATGTTCATGATTGTTGCCTATGTAACCAGTTACCTTGCCCTGAGGCCGGATCGAAAGAAATATTTTGCCGAAAGTCTGGTTCAAACGGCACAAGCCATTGTATTGGTGAGATATTCACCACACTTCTTGAGGCAAAGGTATTGATAGAAAACTGGAGAAGGGAATACAACACGATCAGGCC encodes:
- the alaE gene encoding L-alanine exporter AlaE yields the protein MIHVRRFLADTFAMITFSTIGGMVIEILISGLTIGQSIQARLTAIPANLLTGRPYGIYRDWVLRITKAKEGGKLRKGLADLFAFVTFQVTLYAIILTSTGARISQIVTACGTLTVLSVFMGRPYGMFLDFSRWLFRARRLE